A stretch of Microbacterium sp. LWH3-1.2 DNA encodes these proteins:
- a CDS encoding YdeI/OmpD-associated family protein, with protein MGALDDGEMVEVTDAAAWRSWLDANHRTSKGAWLVRARPGSGLEVIGYEDAILQALCFGWIDGPVRSFDDERGGLWFAPRRATSGWAATNKARLIQLEEEGLITEAGYRAVEVAKANGAWTVLDNAEALREPDDLAAALDATPAARAAWDAFPPSSRKLGITNVDMARRPDTRAARVAKIVADAAEGKRP; from the coding sequence ATGGGAGCACTCGACGACGGCGAGATGGTGGAAGTGACGGATGCCGCGGCCTGGCGCTCGTGGCTCGACGCGAACCATCGCACCTCGAAGGGGGCGTGGCTCGTGCGGGCGCGACCGGGTTCGGGGCTCGAGGTCATCGGCTACGAGGACGCGATCCTGCAGGCGCTGTGCTTCGGGTGGATCGACGGTCCGGTGCGTTCGTTCGACGACGAGCGCGGCGGCCTGTGGTTCGCGCCGCGGCGCGCGACGAGTGGATGGGCGGCGACGAACAAAGCGCGGCTCATCCAGCTCGAGGAGGAAGGCCTGATCACCGAGGCCGGCTATCGCGCCGTCGAGGTCGCCAAGGCGAACGGCGCGTGGACCGTGCTCGACAACGCCGAGGCGCTGCGCGAGCCCGACGACCTCGCCGCGGCGCTCGACGCCACACCCGCTGCACGCGCCGCGTGGGACGCGTTCCCGCCGTCGAGCCGCAAGCTCGGCATCACGAACGTCGACATGGCACGGCGCCCCGATACGCGGGCCGCGCGGGTCGCGAAGATCGTGGCGGATGCCGCAGAAGGGAAGCGCCCGTGA
- a CDS encoding exodeoxyribonuclease III: MRLATWNVNSIRARVDRIVDFAVREHIDVLAMQEIKCKTDQFPFDRFEEAGYHVEAYGFSQWNGVAIASREPLTNVRTAFPGMPGFEKGHNGPDAPQEARAMGATIGGVEVWSLYVPNGRSLGDPHYYYKLDWLSALQQYTTDSLAANPDLALALVGDFNIAPTDADNGDPAVVPGFSTHVSPPEREAFAAFGTAGLQDVVRPLIPGGFTYWDYKRLKFPRNEGMRIDFILGSHALADAVTGATIHRDERKGELPSDHVPVVVDLDLEGPDDDDRPMIF; this comes from the coding sequence ATGCGCCTGGCCACCTGGAACGTCAACTCGATCCGCGCGCGGGTCGACCGCATCGTCGACTTCGCGGTGCGCGAGCACATCGACGTGCTCGCGATGCAGGAGATCAAGTGCAAGACCGACCAGTTCCCATTCGACCGGTTCGAAGAGGCGGGCTACCACGTCGAGGCGTACGGCTTCTCGCAGTGGAACGGCGTCGCGATCGCCAGCCGCGAGCCGCTCACGAACGTGCGCACCGCCTTCCCGGGCATGCCCGGCTTCGAGAAGGGGCACAACGGCCCCGACGCGCCGCAAGAGGCACGGGCCATGGGCGCCACGATCGGCGGCGTCGAGGTGTGGAGCCTCTACGTTCCGAACGGCCGCTCGCTCGGCGATCCTCACTACTACTACAAGCTCGACTGGCTGTCGGCGCTCCAGCAGTACACGACCGACTCGCTCGCCGCGAACCCCGACCTCGCACTCGCGCTGGTCGGCGACTTCAACATCGCGCCGACGGATGCCGACAACGGCGACCCCGCCGTCGTCCCCGGTTTCTCGACGCATGTGTCACCGCCCGAGCGCGAGGCGTTCGCCGCCTTCGGGACGGCCGGCCTCCAGGATGTCGTCCGGCCGCTGATCCCCGGCGGCTTCACCTACTGGGACTACAAGCGCCTGAAGTTCCCCCGCAACGAGGGCATGCGCATCGACTTCATCCTCGGCTCGCACGCTCTCGCCGACGCGGTGACCGGCGCGACCATCCACCGCGACGAGCGCAAGGGCGAGCTTCCGAGCGACCACGTGCCGGTCGTCGTCGACCTCGACCTGGAGGGTCCCGACGACGACGATCGCCCGATGATCTTCTGA
- a CDS encoding carboxymuconolactone decarboxylase family protein: MTSDTRIPTADVTGAQGAIITFAARRMIGRVPDSLGVLWHHRRVMKDAMGIGQKVEGWRELDPSLATFAAMASAATIGCSFCLDFNYFMSRNRDVDAAKVREVPRWRESHLFTPLERRVMEYAEAASQTPPAVTDELSDALLEDLGPAGLVELAARVAFMNMSARMNIALGIRSEHFADACGLPPLAERPAVGASA, encoded by the coding sequence ATGACCAGCGACACCCGCATCCCCACCGCAGACGTCACCGGCGCCCAGGGCGCGATCATCACGTTCGCCGCGCGCAGGATGATCGGCCGCGTCCCCGACTCCCTCGGTGTGCTGTGGCACCATCGGCGGGTCATGAAGGACGCGATGGGCATCGGCCAGAAGGTCGAGGGCTGGCGCGAGCTCGACCCGAGCCTCGCGACCTTCGCTGCGATGGCGTCGGCGGCGACCATCGGCTGCAGCTTCTGTCTCGACTTCAACTACTTCATGTCACGCAATCGCGACGTCGATGCGGCGAAGGTGCGCGAAGTGCCGCGGTGGCGCGAATCGCACCTGTTCACGCCGCTCGAGCGCCGCGTGATGGAGTACGCCGAAGCCGCGAGCCAGACGCCGCCGGCCGTCACGGATGAGCTTTCCGATGCGCTGCTCGAGGATCTCGGCCCTGCGGGACTCGTCGAACTCGCGGCCCGCGTCGCGTTCATGAACATGTCGGCGCGGATGAACATCGCGCTCGGCATCCGTTCCGAGCACTTCGCGGACGCCTGCGGCCTGCCTCCGCTGGCCGAGCGTCCGGCCGTCGGCGCTTCCGCGTAG
- a CDS encoding RNA polymerase sigma-70 factor, with translation MSIAAVDDPFVTHRSLLFTVAYEMLGSAADAEDVLQESWLRWAAVDRDTVQEPRAYLVRIVTRQALNHLRTVSRRREEYVGEWLPEPLLTSPDVADDVELAENLSIAMLTVLETLGPAERAVFVLREVFDVPYDEIADAVGKTPGAVRQIAHRAKDHVAARRPRVTVGPTEHERVVERLVVALNSGDLQGLMDVLAPDVVSVADGGGKVRGAARRPIVGADRLARYLVGGMAKVEGTLVASSTWVNGQPGVRMELDGVLVGVVSLTVVDGRITQVYSIANPEKLGHVDAEAVVAR, from the coding sequence ATGAGCATCGCCGCCGTCGACGACCCGTTCGTCACGCACCGGAGCCTGCTGTTCACCGTCGCGTACGAGATGCTCGGCTCGGCCGCCGACGCCGAGGATGTGCTGCAGGAGTCGTGGCTGCGGTGGGCGGCGGTCGACCGCGACACCGTCCAGGAGCCGCGCGCCTACCTCGTGCGCATCGTGACGCGCCAGGCGCTCAACCACCTGCGCACGGTCTCGCGGCGCCGCGAGGAATACGTCGGCGAGTGGCTTCCCGAGCCGCTCCTCACGAGCCCGGACGTGGCAGACGACGTCGAGCTCGCCGAGAACCTCTCGATCGCGATGCTCACGGTGCTCGAGACCCTCGGGCCCGCGGAGCGCGCCGTGTTCGTGCTGCGCGAGGTGTTCGACGTGCCGTACGACGAGATCGCGGACGCTGTGGGCAAGACCCCTGGGGCGGTGCGGCAGATCGCACACCGCGCGAAGGACCACGTCGCCGCCCGCAGGCCGCGCGTCACGGTCGGGCCCACCGAGCACGAGCGGGTCGTGGAGCGCCTGGTCGTGGCGCTCAACAGCGGCGACCTGCAGGGGCTCATGGACGTGCTGGCGCCCGACGTCGTGTCGGTCGCCGACGGCGGCGGCAAGGTCCGCGGCGCAGCCCGCCGGCCCATCGTCGGCGCGGATCGGCTCGCGCGCTACCTCGTCGGCGGCATGGCGAAGGTCGAGGGCACCCTCGTGGCGTCGTCGACGTGGGTCAACGGGCAGCCCGGGGTGCGCATGGAGCTGGACGGCGTGCTCGTGGGCGTCGTGAGTCTCACCGTCGTGGACGGGCGCATCACCCAGGTGTACTCGATCGCGAACCCCGAGAAGCTCGGGCATGTCGATGCCGAGGCCGTGGTCGCCCGCTGA
- the pyrE gene encoding orotate phosphoribosyltransferase: MTAASTPELEADRQYLIALIQDEAVFHGDFTLSSGKKATYYVDMRKLTLDHRAAPSIGRIMLDLIRDVDGIVAVGGLTLGADPIANAVMHESARTHKPLDAFVVRKEPKDHGRGRQVEGADVAGRRVVVVEDTSTTGQSALKAVEALRREGAEPVAVAVIVDRKTGAQAAVEAEGLQWLAAIDLDDLGLDAQ, from the coding sequence ATGACCGCCGCCTCCACGCCCGAGCTCGAAGCCGACCGCCAGTACCTGATCGCGCTGATCCAGGACGAGGCGGTGTTCCACGGGGACTTCACCCTCTCGAGCGGAAAGAAGGCGACGTACTACGTCGATATGCGCAAGCTCACGCTCGACCACCGCGCGGCGCCCTCGATCGGACGCATCATGCTCGACCTGATTCGCGACGTGGACGGCATCGTCGCCGTCGGCGGGCTCACCCTGGGTGCCGACCCGATCGCCAACGCCGTGATGCACGAGTCCGCGCGCACCCACAAGCCGCTCGACGCCTTCGTCGTGCGCAAGGAGCCGAAGGACCACGGACGCGGCCGCCAGGTGGAGGGGGCGGATGTCGCGGGCAGGCGCGTCGTCGTCGTCGAAGACACCTCGACCACGGGGCAGTCGGCGCTCAAGGCCGTCGAGGCGCTGCGCCGCGAAGGTGCTGAGCCCGTCGCCGTCGCCGTGATCGTCGACCGCAAGACCGGCGCGCAGGCCGCCGTCGAGGCCGAGGGGCTGCAGTGGCTCGCCGCGATCGATCTCGACGACCTCGGCCTCGACGCCCAGTAG
- a CDS encoding dihydrofolate reductase family protein — protein sequence MTGRIFIDLFTTLDGVAQAPGGPEEDPSNGFPYGGWQAPFPDEAIGASIWRGISELDALLLGRRTYDIFAGYWPHQSGRIADALNSAPKYVASRGLATLDWEGSSQLGKDLTREVEALREKHENIHVIGSIDFVQTLLREQLFDVLTLWVYPVVLGQGKKVFPEGAHPANVTLLEPAVTGPLGVIQLRYGPAAGDVQTGVVEE from the coding sequence ATGACCGGTCGCATCTTCATCGACCTGTTCACCACTCTCGACGGCGTCGCGCAGGCGCCCGGCGGCCCCGAGGAGGACCCGTCGAACGGGTTCCCGTACGGCGGCTGGCAGGCGCCGTTCCCCGACGAGGCGATCGGCGCCTCGATCTGGAGGGGCATCTCGGAGCTCGACGCGCTGCTGCTCGGGCGACGGACCTACGACATCTTCGCCGGGTACTGGCCGCACCAGTCAGGGAGGATCGCGGACGCCCTGAACAGCGCGCCGAAGTACGTCGCCTCGCGCGGCCTGGCCACGCTCGACTGGGAGGGGTCGTCGCAGCTCGGCAAGGACCTCACCCGCGAGGTGGAGGCGCTGCGCGAGAAGCACGAGAACATCCACGTCATCGGCAGCATCGACTTCGTGCAGACGCTGCTGAGGGAGCAGCTGTTCGACGTGCTGACGCTCTGGGTGTACCCCGTCGTGCTCGGGCAGGGCAAGAAGGTGTTCCCGGAGGGCGCGCACCCCGCGAACGTCACGCTGCTCGAACCGGCCGTCACCGGCCCCCTCGGCGTGATCCAGCTGAGGTACGGACCCGCCGCAGGGGACGTGCAGACCGGCGTAGTCGAGGAGTGA